The following coding sequences lie in one Sorghum bicolor cultivar BTx623 chromosome 6, Sorghum_bicolor_NCBIv3, whole genome shotgun sequence genomic window:
- the LOC8073594 gene encoding uncharacterized protein LOC8073594 → MGCSSSPPAACVAAAILLAASLLACHHGCAAAAAVPTLSTASRWVVDESGSRVKLACVNWPSHLEPMLAEGLGKRPVGAIAGDVAAMGFNCVRFTWPTFLVTNASYSGLTVAQSFLRLNLTESLAGIRVNNPGFVDLKLIDAFKAVVSSLGEHDVMVILDNHLSKPGWCCSNTDGNGFFGDALFDPDVWVDGLTKMATMFAGVPNVVGMSLRNELRGPRQNANDWYKYMQRGAEAVHAANPRVLVILSGLQFDNDLAFLNSRPVNLSFTGKVAFEVHWYSFSNTQEWSSGNANQACARITAGIARRAFYLLDRGWPVILSEFGVDNRGGNTNDNRYYGCAAAAAADLDLDWALWALQGSYYLREGVLGLDEVYGVLDWAWCKPRNDTALRRVQALQRPLRGPGLAEAAPYAVLFHPVSGMCVVVRRRSPTPTLAQPFELGLGPCSETGAWEYSAQQQRLGLRDTAALLCLRAEGAGRPATLGVTCGDAMARWSLVSDSKLHVAVNATSSSSAGVSDSDGNGLLCLDVGADGRSVVTNPCRCLSADNSCDPQSQWFKLVSSTRSVVTKQTMLAQLPLKLKSWKIRSF, encoded by the exons ATGGGGTGTTCGAGTTCTCCACCCGCCGCGTGCGTGGCCGCCGCTATTCTCCTGGCGGCCTCGCTGTTGGCGTGTCACCACgggtgcgcggcggcggcggctgtgcCGACGCTGTCGACGGCGTCGCGGTGGGTGGTGGACGAGAGCGGGAGCCGGGTGAAGCTGGCGTGCGTGAACTGGCCGTCGCACCTGGAGCCGATGCTGGCGGAAGGGCTGGGCAAGCGGCCCGTCGGCGCCATCGCCGGGGACGTGGCCGCCATGGGGTTCAACTGCGTCAGGTTCACGTGGCCCACGTTCCTGGTCACCAACGCCTCCTACTCCGGCCTCACCGTCGCGCAGTCCTTCCTGCGGCTCAACCTCACCGAGTCGCTCGCCGGCATCAGGGTCAACAACCCTGGCTTCGTCGACCTCAAGCTCATCGACGCCTTCAAG gccGTGGTGAGCAGCCTGGGCGAGCACGACGTGATGGTGATCCTGGACAACCACCTGAGCAAGCCCGGCTGGTGCTGCAGCAACACCGACGGCAACGGCTTCTTCGGCGACGCCTTGTTCGACCCGGACGTCTGGGTCGACGGCCTCACCAAGATGGCCACCATGTTCGCCGGCGTCCCCAACGTCGTCGGCATGAGCCTTCGGAACGAGCTCAGGGGACCCAGGCAGAACGCGAACGACTGGTACAA GTACATGCAGCGCGGCGCGGAGGCGGTGCACGCGGCGAACCCGCGCGTGCTGGTCATCCTCTCGGGCCTCCAATTCGACAACGACCTGGCCTTCCTCAACTCGCGGCCGGTGAACCTCAGCTTCACGGGGAAGGTGGCGTTCGAGGTGCACTGGTACAGCTTCTCCAACACCCAGGAGTGGAGCTCGGGCAACGCCAACCAGGCGTGCGCGCGCATCACGGCCGGCATCGCCCGCCGCGCCTTCTACCTGCTCGACAGAGGGTGGCCCGTCATCCTCAGCGAGTTCGGCGTCGACAACCGCGGCGGCAACACCAACGACAACCGCTACTAcggctgcgccgccgccgccgcggccgacctGGACCTGGACTGGGCGCTCTGGGCGCTGCAGGGGAGCTACTACCTCCGCGAGGGCGTGCTGGGGCTGGACGAGGTCTACGGCGTCCTCGACTGGGCCTGGTGCAAGCCGCGCAACGACACCGCGCTGCGCAGGGTCCAGGCGCTCCAGCGGCCGCTCAGGGGGCCCGGACTCGCGGAGGCGGCGCCGTACGCCGTGCTGTTCCACCCGGTGTCCGGGATGTGCGTGGTGGTGCGCCGCcggtcgccgacgccgacgctggCGCAGCCCTTCGAGCTGGGCCTGGGACCCTGCAGCGAGACGGGGGCGTGGGAGTACAgcgcgcagcagcagcggctGGGGCTGCGGGACACCGCCGCGCTGCTGTGCCTCCGCGCCGAGGGCGCCGGCAGGCCCGCGACCCTCGGCGTGACCTGCGGCGACGCGATGGCAAGGTGGAGCCTCGTGTCGGACTCCAAGCTGCACGTCGCCGTCAAcgcgacgtcgtcgtcgtcggccggGGTCAGCGACAGCGACGGCAACGGCTTGCTCTGCCTGGACGTGGGCGCGGACGGCCGGAGCGTGGTGACCAACCCGTGCCGGTGCCTGAGCGCGGACAACAGCTGCGACCCGCAGAGCCAGTGGTTCAAGCTCGTGAGCAGCACCAGGAGCGTGGTCACCAAGCAGACCATGCTCGCGCAGCTGCCGCTCAAGCTCAAAAGCTGGAAGATCAGGTCGTTTTGA
- the LOC8073595 gene encoding probable galactinol--sucrose galactosyltransferase 2, whose amino-acid sequence MALTRLLMMASRPPCSLSLSLPSPSYKTSRCCCCHCHRGRRLLRSAMRVGACHDLSTVTPTPRQQSMAAQLERGSLLVGGRELLVRAPPNVTLRPAGEAAAAADSGAAFLGATAAAASSRHVFSVGNLASGWRWLSLFRFKIWWMIPATGAGAAAMPAETQMLLLEYRSEARTERGSLYALMLPVLDGGFRASLQGSPEDELQFCFESGDPDVQTMEAVDAVFINSGDNPFKLLKESIKMVSKIKGTFSHIEDKEIPSNLDWFGWCTWDAFYKAVNPSGIEEGLQSLREGGVPPRFLIIDDGWQETVDEFKEGDEAIREQAVFAHRLSDLKENHKFRGETCKNLEDLIKKIKEKHGVKYIYMWHALLGYWGGVLATSDAMKKYNPKLLYPVQSPGNVANLRDIAMDSLEKFGVGIVDPDKIYEFYNDQHSYLSSVGVDGVKVDVQNVLETLGRGLGGRVAVTQKYQQALEESIAQNFKTNNLICCMSHNSDSIFSALKSAVARASEDFMPREPTLQTLHIASVAFNSLLLGEIFIPDWDMFHSKHESAEFHGAARALSGGGVYVSDKPGVHDFNVLKKLVLPDGSILRARYAGRPTRDCLFTDPVMDGKSLLKIWNLNNFTGVIGVFNCQGAGQWVWPVKETAYVPINVNIIGQLSPSDVESLEEIAGDDWDGETAVYAFGSCSLSRLQKHKSLEVSLSTMACEIYNISPIKIFSEAVWFAPLGLIDMFNSGGALHNVSSVADSSATTVHIRCRGPGWFGAYSATRPELCRVDEHEVEFTHAEDGLLTFYLPLSSSQDNLRHIEIVYRAL is encoded by the exons ATGGCGCTGACGAGGCTGCTCATGATGGCCTCGCGCCCGCCGTGCTCGCTTTCGCTCTCGCTCCCGTCGCCGTCGTATAAGACATCgcggtgctgctgctgccactgccaCCGCGGTCGCCGACTCCTCCGCAGCGCAATGCGGGTAGGAGCCTGCCATGACCTCAGCACCGTCACGCCCACGCCGCGGCAGCAGAGTATGGCGGCGCAGCTCGAGCGCGGGTCCCTACTGGTTGGCGGGCGCGAGCTCCTCGTCCGCGCCCCGCCTAACGTCACCCTACGGCCTGCCggtgaggccgccgccgccgccgactcgGGCGCCGCGTTCCTCGgagccacggcggcggcggcgtccagcCGCCACGTGTTCTCCGTCGGAAACCTGGCAAG TGGGTGGAGGTGGCTGTCACTGTTCAGGTTCAAGATCTGGTGGATGATCCCGGCCACGGGCGCCGGCGCGGCGGCTATGCCGGCGGAGACGCAGATGCTGCTTCTGGAGTACAGGAGCGAGGCCAGGACGGAGCGTGGCTCACTGTACGCGCTGATGCTGCCGGTTCTTGACGGCGGCTTCCGGGCCAGCCTCCAGGGGAGCCCCGAGGACGAGCTCCAGTTCTGCTTCGAGAGCG GTGATCCTGATGTCCAGACGATGGAAGCAGTTGATGCAGTGTTTATCAACTCAGGGGACAACCCCTTCAAGCTTCTGAAGGAATCCATCAA GATGGTGTCCAAGATCAAAGGAACTTTCAGTCATATAGAGGACAAGGAG ATTCCTTCAAATTTGGACTGGTTTGGGTGGTGCACTTGGGATGCATTTTACAAAGCTGTTAACCCAAGTGGGATTGAGGAGGGCCTTCAAAG TCTGCGTGAAGGTGGTGTGCCACCAAGGTTTCTGATTATAGATGATGGCTGGCAAGAAACAGTTGACGAATTCAAGGAAGGGGACGAAGCCATCCGTGAGCAGGCCGT ATTTGCGCATAGGCTGAGTGATCTGAAGGAGAACCATAAGTTCAGGGGAGAAACCTGCAAGAATCTTGAGGACCTCATTAAGAAGATAAAAGAAAAACATGGAGTCAA GTACATCTACATGTGGCATGCTCTACTTGGATATTGGGGAGGCGTCTTAGCAACATCTGATGCGATGAAGAAGTATAATCCAAAGCTTCTTTACCCAGTCCAATCACCGGGTAATGTTGCGAATCTGAGGGATATTGCCATGGACAGCTTGGAGAAATTTGGAGTGGGCATCGTTGATCCTGACAAGATATATGAGTTCTACAATGATCAGCACAGCTACCTTTCTAGTGTGGGTGTGGATGGAGTGAAGGTTGATGTTCAGAACGTGTTGGAAACTCTTGGACGCGGACTTGGTGGACGTGTTGCAGTAACTCAAAAGTATCAGCAGGCTCTTGAGGAATCCATTGCCCAGAACTTCAAAACAAACAACCTAATCTGCTGCATGAGTCACAATTCAGACAGCATCTTTAG TGCCTTGAAGAGTGCAGTTGCTAGAGCCTCAGAAGATTTCATGCCTAGGGAACCAACACTGCAAACTCTGCACATCGCTTCTGTGGCATTCAATAGCCTATTGTTGGGAGAGATCTTCATACCTGACTGGGATATGTTCCAT AGCAAGCATGAATCAGCGGAATTTCACGGAGCTGCTAGAGCCCTGAGTGGTGGTGGGGTTTATGTCAG CGATAAACCTGGGGTGCATGATTTCAATGTTCTAAAAAAGCTTGTTCTACCAGACGGCTCGATTCTAAGAGCAAGGTATGCTGGTCGTCCTACACGCGATTGTCTGTTCACTGACCCAGTCATGGATGGCAAAAG TCTGCTGAAGATATGGAACTTGAACAATTTCACTGGTGTCATTGGAGTGTTCAATTGTCAGGGAGCTGGACAGTGGGTTTGGCCAGTGAAAGAAACTGCTTATGTTCCTATCAACGTAAACATCATTGGTCAGCTCTCACCGTCCGATGTAGAGTCTCTCGAGGAGATAGCTGGTGATGATTGGGATGGAGAGACTGCAGTATATGCTTTCGGTTCAT GTTCTCTTTCAAGGCTTCAGAAGCACAAAAGTTTGGAGGTTTCATTGTCTACTATGGCATGTGAGATTTACAACATTTCACCAATAAAG ATTTTCAGCGAAGCCGTTTGGTTTGCGCCTCTTGGACTGATCGACATGTTCAACTCCGGTGGTGCACTTCACAATGTTTCAAGTGTTGCAGATTCTTCAGCTACGACCGTTCATATCAGATGCCGAGGACCAGGGTGGTTTGGGGCGTATTCAGCCACCAGGCCAGAGCTTTGCAGAGTTGATGAACACGAAGTGGAGTTCACTCATGCAGAGGATGGCCTGCTGACCTTTTATCTCCCCCTTTCTTCCTCCCAGGACAACCTGAGACACATTGAAATTGTCTACAGAGCTTTATGA
- the LOC8058730 gene encoding uncharacterized protein LOC8058730 — translation MLCTPPQPLQHSSRSRRPLRAAPAPRCSNDAQPSPSTASGAGGVRRLVLSPEGRAKLDPRPDRDFYAFPRLVTHVDDGFIATLTDLYRDRLRAGWDVLDLMSSWVSHLPPEVQFRRVVGHGLNAQELARNPRLDYFFVKDLNKEQQLELQSGTFDAVLCTVSVQYLQSPEKVFAEMFRVLKPGGVCIVSFSNRMFYEKAVSAWRDGTAYSRVQLVTQYFQCVEGFTQPEVIRKLPSAGGSSPSSPLDAVMRLFGVAGSDPFYAVISYRNFKPM, via the exons ATGCTGTGCACTCCGCCCCAACCGCTGCAACACTCCTCGCGGTCGCGGCGCCCGCTCCGGGCCGCGCCGGCGCCACGATGCTCCAACGACGCCCAGCCCTCGCCGTCCACCGcgtccggcgccggcggcgtccGGCGCCTGGTGCTCTCGCCCGAGGGCCGCGCGAAGCTGGACCCGCGGCCGGACCGCGACTTCTACGCGTTCCCGCGCCTGGTGACGCACGTGGACGACGGCTTCATCGCCACGCTCACGGACCTCTACCGGGACCGCCTCCGCGCCGGGTGGGACGTGCTGGACCTCATGAGCTCCTGGGTCAGCCACCTGCCGCCGGAGGTCCAGTTCCGGCGCGTCGTCGGCCACGGGCTCAACGCGCAGGAGCTCGCCAGGAACCCGCGCCTGGACTACTTCTTCGTCAAGGACCTCAACAAGGAGCAGCAGCTGGAGCTCCAGAGCGGCACCTTCGACGCCGTGCTCTGCACCGTCAGCGTGCAGTACCTGCAGTCCCCTGAAAAG GTCTTCGCGGAGATGTTCCGGGTGCTGAAGCCGGGGGGCGTGTGCATCGTGAGCTTCAGCAACCGGATGTTCTACGAGAAGGCCGTCAGCGCGTGGCGGGACGGCACGGCGTACAGCCGCGTCCAGCTCGTGACGCAGTACTTCCAGTGCGTCGAGGGGTTCACGCAgcccgaggtgatcaggaaGCTGCCGTCGGCCGGCGGGTCGTCGCCGTCCTCGCCGCTGGACGCCGTGATGAGGCTGTTCGGCGTGGCGGGCTCCGACCCGTTCTACGCAGTTATCTCGTACAGGAACTTCAAGCCAATGTGA